A stretch of bacterium DNA encodes these proteins:
- a CDS encoding type II toxin-antitoxin system Phd/YefM family antitoxin, which produces MKTMSVSKARANLYKLLEEAGQSHEPLVITGKRGNAVLVAEEDWRAIQETLYLLSIPGMRESIREGLETPVEECAEVLDW; this is translated from the coding sequence ATGAAAACGATGTCCGTTAGCAAGGCCAGGGCCAACCTTTACAAGCTCCTGGAGGAGGCGGGACAGTCTCACGAGCCCCTCGTCATCACCGGCAAGAGGGGCAACGCCGTCCTGGTGGCTGAAGAAGACTGGAGGGCCATCCAGGAGACCTTATACCTTCTCTCCATCCCCGGGATGAGGGAGTCGATCCGGGAGGGCCTTGAGACTCCCGTAGAGGAGTGTGCCGAGGTTCTCGACTGGTGA